Proteins from one Impatiens glandulifera chromosome 2, dImpGla2.1, whole genome shotgun sequence genomic window:
- the LOC124927190 gene encoding pathogen-associated molecular patterns-induced protein A70-like has protein sequence MENELTGSSGAWALMASWLTPKILFCFLNITIATIFISSNFKSRTKRPNNVVRSSSLLQRAGSFDFSFFSHHHHQDTTAPPREPYAPSQGPQLHRPPSLIDRLKSFDFSVLPAPTQEQDSTHQPDPPQVKRVPLLERVKSIKLSLYSSHVTDPVSVVADDHHHVERIKSAGAGTGTASRKKSAAQEKKMKKSASVKPFSSEKATEDVEERRPATTRPVESASLMDEEVDAKADDFINRFRQQLKLQRLDSLLRYRETLNKGSGPK, from the exons ATGGAAAACGAGCTTACTGGTTCAAGCGGCGCGTGGGCTTTAATGGCGAGCTGGTTAACACCCAAAATTCTCTTCTGTTTCCTCAACATTACCATCGCCACTATCTTCATCTCTTCCAATTTCAAATCACGCACCAAACGCCCAAACAACGTTGTAAGGTCATCTTCTCTTCTCCAACGTGCCGGTTCTTTcgatttctctttcttctcacACCACCACCACCAAGACACCACCGCTCCTCCTCGTGAACCATACGCGCCGTCGCAAGGCCCGCAACTCCACCGACCTCCGTCTCTCATAGATCGACTCAAAAGCTTCGATTTCTCCGTCTTACCGGCACCCACCCAAGAACAAGACTCAACTCATCAACCCGACCCACCTCAGGTTAAACGAGTTCCATTGCTTGAACGGGTCAAGTCTATTAAACTCTCTCTCTACAGTTCCCATGTTACTGATCCAGTTTCCGTCGTCGCCGACGACCACCACCATGTTGAACGGATCAAGTCTGCCGGCGCCGGAACCGGAACGGCGTCTAGAAAGAAG tcGGCGGCGcaggagaagaagatgaagaaatcgGCGAGTGTGAAACCATTTTCGTCGGAGAAAGCTACTGAAGATGTGGAAGAGAGGCGGCCGGCGACGACAAGGCCGGTGGAATCAGCTTCTTTAATGGATGAAGAAGTAGATGCTAAAGCCGATGATTTCATTAACAGATTCAGACAACAACTGAAACTTCAGAGATTGGATTCCTTGTTGAGATACAGAGAAACTTTGAACAAGGGATCAGGTCCAAAGTAG
- the LOC124924312 gene encoding CRM-domain containing factor CFM3A, chloroplastic/mitochondrial — translation MAASSTSLGFLVHSSLFPSSSSHYFSIHLHRSFSVKNEKFRPIRCQQEVLLEAADFKTVSKKRRKPRPSFFEQIRDKWSLKTTPLTEKLPWSEDFQRQNEPNFEEDELEQQRHQIVEDQVSEPEEVKVIPSTKFITSTAVSAPWTHGKFKNVTGLRDFPGKIDYNDAPVQKDLAREEIASVEKRQEVSIIERTVSVTIKDDNSSHSSSIDESGSVMLPWKRWSNPTSSVDEKSSKGKADVAERFIPEAELNRLRNVSLRMVERIKIGKAGINQELVNNIHEKWKENEVVKLKFEGSSTLNMKRNHEILEKRTGGLVIWRSGSSIVLYRGMTYKFPCVQSYSKQTEDTANRPKDLIRNNAVSIRNSSRDSIHLHEGEEVTDLSEINLLLDELGPRFKDWTGPEPLPIDADLLPNVVPGYRTPYRFLREGFRRCLTGKQMTLYRQTARKMPPHFALGRNRELQGLAMAMVKLWERSAIAKIAIKRGVLNTCNERMAEELKVLTGGTLVSRNKEYIVFYRGNDFLPPVVTKAVEEAQKRNVLTEDEEEEARNRASRMFLSNSKPVKVRRLVAGTLAETKAATSEWGNQFANVDVGKMMKDAAVARHASLVRQLENRLALANRKMLKAEKAVLEVQESLEPADLPTDLETITDEERHLFRKIGLSMQPYLTVGRRDVFDGTIENIHLNWKYREVVKLFVRGKNISQVKHIAVSLEAESGGILVSLDKTVQGYSIILYRGKNYRRPLTIRPKNLLSKRQALARSIELQRREGLKHHILGLTEQIEKLKMELEDMKRTEEIDEETFRARMNVNYILDDDDDDEEESEDEEVHIGIHDWKRRQQ, via the exons ATGGCTGCTTCATCGACTTCGCTGGGTTTTCTTGTCCACTCTTCTCTTTTTCCGTCTTCATCATCTCACTACTTTTCAATTCATCTTCATCGATCCTTTTCTGTGAAGAATGAGAAATTTAGACCTATACGATGTCAGCAGGAAGTCCTGCTTGAGGCTGCAGATTTTAAGACTGTGAGTAAGAAGAGGAGAAAGCCTAGGCCGAGTTTCTTTGAACAAATTCGCGATAAATGGTCCCTCAAAACTACTCCATTGACGGAGAAGCTTCCGTGGAGCGAAGATTTTCAGAGGCAAAATGAACCAAATTTCGAAGAAGACGAACTAGAGCAACAAAGACATCAGATAGTGGAGGATCAAGTGTCTGAGCCAGAAGAAGTGAAGGTCATCCCATCTACTAAATTCATAACTTCAACTGCAGTTTCAGCTCCTTGGACTCATGGAAAATTCAAAAATGTAACTGGATTAAGAGATTTCCCTGGCAAAATTGACTACAATGATGCTCCAGTACAAAAGGATCTGGCGAGGGAAGAAATTGCTTCTGTTGAGAAGCGCCAAGAGGTTTCCATTATAGAAAGAACGGTATCTGTGACTATTAAGGATGATAACAGTTCTCATAGCTCTTCAATTGATGAAAGTGGTTCAGTGATGTTGCCATGGAAGAGATGGAGTAATCCAACTTCTTCTGTTGATGAAAAATCCAGTAAGGGAAAGGCTGATGTCGCAGAGAGATTTATACCTGAGGCAGAATTAAATAGGCTCCGAAATGTTTCATTGAGAATGGTGGAAAGGATAAAGATTGGAAAAGCTGGTATCAACCAAGAACTGGTGAACAACATTCATGAGAAGTGGAAGGAGAATGAAGTGGTGAAACTGAAGTTCGAGGGTTCTTCTACTTTGAACATGAAAAGAAATCATGAAATTTTGGAG AAAAGAACTGGAGGTCTAGTCATATGGAGATCAGGCAGTTCAATAGTGTTATACAGGGGAATGACATACAAGTTTCCTTGTGTTCAATCTTATTCCAAGCAAACTGAAGATACTGCCAACAGACCAAAAGATCTGATTAGGAATAACGCTGTATCTATTCGAAACTCTTCTAGAGATTCAATCCATTTACATGAAGGAGAAGAAGTCACAGATTTGAGTGAGATTAACCTTCTGTTGGATGAGCTAGGTCCACGATTTAAAGATTGGACTGGCCCCGAACCACTACCCATAGATGCAGATTTGCTTCCTAATGTAGTTCCTGGATATAGAACTCCGTACAGGTTTCTAAGAGAAGGGTTCAGACGTTGTTTAACGGGAAAGCAAATGACTTTGTACAGACAAACTGCTCGAAAAATGCCTCCCCATTTTGCTCTAG GAAGAAACAGAGAATTGCAAGGTTTGGCTATGGCCATGGTGAAACTATGGGAAAGAAGTGCCATCGCCAAGATAGCCATCAAGCGTGGTGTACTAAATACATGTAACGAGAGGATGGCAGAAGAGCTTAAG GTATTAACAGGTGGAACATTAGTTTCAAGGAACAAGGAGTACATTGTATTTTACAGGGGTAATGATTTTTTGCCGCCTGTTGTTACGAAAGCGGTTGAGGAAGCACAGAAAAGGAATGTGCTGACTGAGGATGAGGAAGAGGAAGCTCGAAACAGGGCATCGAGAATGTTTTTGTCAAATTCCAAACCTGTAAAAGTCCGTCGTCTCGTTGCAGGAACACTTGCGGAAACAAAGGCAGCAACTTCAGAGTGGGGGAACCAATTTGCCAATGTTGATGTAGGGAAAATGATGAAGGATGCTGCTGTTGCTAGACACGCCTCTTTGGTCAGACAACTCGAGAACAGACTAGCACTT GCTAATCGAAAGATGTTGAAAGCTGAGAAAGCAGTTTTAGAAGTGCAGGAATCTCTCGAACCAGCAGATCTACCGACTGATTTAGAAACCATAACAGATGAGGAGAGACACTTGTTTCGCAAAATAGGACTGAGCATGCAACCGTATCTGACAGTAg GTAGGAGAGATGTGTTTGATGGTACAATAGAGAACATACACTTAAACTGGAAATATAGAGAGGTGGTGAAGCTATTTGTTAGAGGAAAAAACATATCACAAGTGAAGCATATAGCAGTCTCTCTAGAGGCAGAAAGTGGAGGTATTCTTGTATCCTTGGATAAAACAGTTCAAGGATACTCAATTATTTTGTATCGGGGGAAGAATTATCGAAGACCCCTTACAATAAGACCCAAGAATCTATTGAGTAAAAGGCAGGCATTGGCACGATCAATTGAACTACAGAGACGCGAG GGTCTAAAGCATCATATATTAGGCCTGACAGAACAAATTGAGAAGTTGAAGATGGAGCTG GAAGATATGAAGAGAACAGAGGAGATTGATGAGGAGACTTTCCGTGCCAGGATGAATGTCAACTACATactggatgatgatgatgatgacgaagAAGAATCAGAg GATGAAGAGGTGCATATTGGAATTCATGATTGGAAAAGACGGCAACAATGA